cataaaacctttaaaggttcccccAGATGGATATCCAAAGAACCTGTAAGGGCTCTGTGTTTTCTACGAGTTTACAATATATGagaatactaaataaaaaaatgattcgCTCTTtatatgtacatactgtatattagctacatgagtgtgtgctgttataggaaaatgatgaatgaatgggtTTCTATGACAGCATGtggtgaagtgttttattcctacatttacatttaacactgTTATACATAAGCATAAATACCTACATCATGTCACATACAAAGATACTAATAAGTTAAGTTTATAgacaaaacagtgtgtgtgtgtgtgtgtgtgtgtgtgtgtgtgtgtgtgtgtgtgtgtgtgcgcatgcagaTGCCTCTGCAGCCATGCAGGTGAGGGCGCTCAAAGACTACTGCAACAACTACGACCTGACGAGCCTCAACATCAAAGCAGGCGACATCATCACGGTAATTACCCAGAGTGCAACACTTGGAGAAGAGACacttttaggggaaaaaaaaacaaaactaactaAAAATTGGCCTGAAAATGTCCTGTTGTTATGCAAGAAGAGTTTCTGAATGGGGCTTTTTCAGACTTAACACAGTGCACAGCGCCATCTGCTGGATTTACTCCACTCTTTTTTCACACCCAGTTTCATATAAAGCAAGACAcctttcaaaaatgaaaaataaaaagaccaatacaatgatatatgaatatatgagaAGATGGTGAGCgttgaaataaatctgataGGAgttgccaatatattgctgcatgaatagtcctagttcacattatcactggtttaatttaacaaaatggcttccacactcattattaaGCAGCACGTAGAATAACAATTGATCCAGcgcatcctattattttgcattttctttgtttatatcATGCTCTGAAAGTTATGTGTGCGCACACCTTAATGAAGCCAAAACAAAACGTGCCCATGGTTTGAAGGCTAAGCTGACCGAGCACTCATCCGTAATGCTTACAACTCACTTTAAGTTCATTCATAAAATGTTATCAATAAATACTAGGCTCTTATTGATGAGCAATGTCTCTGATTGAGATGTGTCTCTATAGATGACAAGTTGTAGTGAAGCATGGTGTTTGCGTTTTATTTTCAGGTCCTGGAACAGCACTCTGATGGCCGCTGGAAAGGCTGTATCCATGACAACCGCACAGGAAATGACCGTGTCGGCTACTTCCCCTCCAACATGGTGGAGGTCATCAAGAGGGCAGGTGCGCTACAGTGTAATCACATGACTTTTGTGATCACGTGACCTACGCTGCCGTCCTAGTGCGAACTAACTCATCCATGTGCTACACGCAACTTCTCAgtgctttatgtgtgtgtgtgtgtgtgtgtgtgtgtgtataagagaggaagagatgcctgtgtgtgtcccacACATAGATTAAGCTGGTaatgacaaacacaaaaaataataccaaagatttatttaaaaaaataaataaataaataaaacgtcAGTTGCGAATCTGGGTGTGGGAAGATAcaatagagcttttttttttttttgtgtgtgtgtgtgtgtgtgtgtgtgtgtgtgtgtgtgtgtgtgcactcaccACCTCTGAGCGTGCAGCACTTCCACACAGTGATTTTAATTAGAATGGTCAGCCGGacgggaggagagagagagagatggaaagatgaTGAAGAGTGAAAAGATGATGACGAGAGTCCGCTTCTATCCAGTCGCGTCTTCATTTCCATCCTCCTTTTTCCTCCCACTCACGTTTTGGGATCATTCCATCTagaaaaacacatcacatcatGCACGCAGACACACAATCACTGTCAGGTAGAAGGATATTCATTTAGTGTGCTTTTACGGGTGTTAGTGCATTTGccgagtctgaatcagagtgagATTCGtacttttgctttgtttgctgtttggtttggtttggtgtCACACTGCAAATAATTAAACGAAAcgaaaaagcaaaagaaagttGGCTGAGGCATTGTGTGTGGGGTTAAAAACtcattcactggtcagaaataaGGTGAAAAAAAAGGTATACAAACCTTTACCAATTAGGCATGGAGATCAAAAATCACCCACGGAGAACACACTGTTGGTGCTGAATAATTGATTAtctaattatataaataacccTTGTGttaaaaaattgtgtgtatTGCATCCAGTGTCCatcttctctttttgtttgttgattCACATCTTCAGAACATGGCAGTTTGCAGCATTACAGCTAAGTCTTTTGGCTTAGTTTTTGCCTCGTGggtcagtttagcagctcatgTCTAAAAAAATTATGCTGAAACCCAAAAATACATGGCATATTTGGTTCAATTCCTGCAGTCAGGATTCAAAGTCAAACCACTCTGAGTGAAGATGAATTGTGCTAGAGTTAACTTGGAACTAGATTGAGACCACCTGGAGATACTTGGAGTGGTGTGATTGAGAGGAACGGCCTCCGGGTTTGAACCCAAGTGGGGAAAGGATGTTAGACTTCTGTGCAAGCCATGGATTGTCAATAACAAACATTTTCTTTGAACACAAGCTTGCTTATAAGTTTACATGCTACCAGAGCACCTTGGACCAAAGATCAATTATTGATTTAGACTTGAAGCCATACTTGTAGACACTTGTGTAAAGGATGGGGCAGAGCTGTCAACTGATCACCAATTGGTAATGAGTTGGATTCAAAATACAGGACGCCAGCCAGATTTACCTGTTAAACCCAGGTGAGCCTTCCAAGTTGCTTGGGAGAGTCAGGCTAAAGCTTCAGTGAAAGACAGATTTAACTCACACTTATAAAAGGACTTGTACCAAGAGGCAGCTGCAAGAAGCCGGAAGGCTGTTGGTGCCTGTCATGGCAGTAACCTTTGGACACACTGGTGGACACCAATGTAGAGGGAAGCCGTCGTGTTGAAGATGGCCGCTTTCCGAGTAATGCTCACAGAGGGCTCTTCTGATTCAAGAGCCAGAAGGGCTGCTGCAGTAGCAGTTGCAGAAGTGAAAGCTCAGGCATAGAAAGAGTTTGAAGCCGCCAGGGAAAGGGATTTTCTGGTGGCTCCAAAGATGTTCTGGCGAAACATTTGGTGCCTCAGGAGGGGGAGGTGATTCCAAGCTCTGCTAAGCAAACTTACTCTCCATGATGGGATAAGGAGCATGACAGTCCAGGAGAGCCTCAGAGTAAAGAAGCTGATCCTCAGAATTCAAAGGATAACAAGGATGTCCCCAGTTCAGCTCCTGGTAGAGCTGTATCAGGCATGTCCCTCTAGATGGAGACCTTGTGGTAGACCCAGGACTcgctggagagattatatcttACTGTTGGCTTGGGAACCTCTGGGGATCCAAACAACCCAGGAGGAGATGAAATCTGGGGCTggggatagagaagtctggCCTCTTTTCTCAGCCTGCTGCCACTGAGGCCCCCACAAGTAAaagtgaaaggaaaataaatgaatgaattacatGCGATTTTGaaaccaaaagtatcaattttGCTCTGTTTGTGCTCGGAAAATGGACAAATAGGTGTGAAAGAATCCTTAGTTTAGAAATCCATGCATTTCCCCACCTTTCGCTCTACATACATGACTCTACGAGGCATGCGATACTACATACCTTTATAGTTGATTGTTGTAAGTGTGTCTTTTGCATTGGAATGGTTGTCATCTTATTGtaacagtacacacacattttgattTCCTCCTTGCATGCTATTCAAAAAACTCTTTTAATTTGATACGTTGTTAGGATCTATAAAGTTTAGTGCCTAGagttagctgttttttttcttgaacatgttttattttgtgtttcctTCCTCTGTTGTGtcgtgttgtgttgtgttttggtgtcatttgtgttattatttcCGTCGTGCCCAGGACCCTCTACTCAGCAGTATCTTAAGATACACATCCGTCCGCCGGCAATTGGCTCAGTTGCCATGGTGAACGGTGACTCCcacattctctctcttcccctgaCCTCCCTGCCCCCTCCTCCCTCCCTGATCtcttcccatcagcccctgtTCACCTCATTTGGGTATAACACACCCACCTGCAGCTCATTTGCGTTCGAACCGCCCTCCTCCCGCTCAGAGGGGCCgaaaagagagacaggtacaaacacacacgagtgcacacacatacacacacagagtatggGCTTGTAAAATGAATTGATATATTAGATCAATTTAAAGTCTCTGCATCCAAAGAGAAGTAAATTTTGCTTCAGTGAACAGAATTAAAATTAGAGAGGCTGTATAGATCGCATCTGAGGTTTAAAACCCATAATAAATGTTGGATTAGATGCATTCGTTAATGTGATTCATAGTCACGTCTAAAAGGCCGAGTCTACTGCcaataactgtttttatttcatgaatCAGCAAATAGTTTCCTAAGAAGACCACAGCATTCCTCACCGAgccaaaatgtgtgtgttcctgcgGATCAAAAGCAGATCAGGTTTATTCGAAGACAGTTAATGTTTCAAGTGTATGTTAACAATTCATTATCTGGTGTTATTTGAtaataatgaaggaaataatatgcaaatacagtCTGCTATTCAAATAGATTTGTCAAACAAAGATGGATTTGTCTCAGGTTTAgtcatgtattttattatatatcaaATAAGCATGTTTTTGTATCATTGTAATGATAATTTattatctgtctttctatctgtatTCTGCTCTTTGGTTCCCCTAATATCAtgtcctgcttttttttttgtatataatttttggcagtggaatactgatgtgtataaatgtgtgtgcatgtgtgtgtgtgtgcatgtgtgtttttcaggttCCCGAGGTTCTGTGTCCAGCCCCCATGGCTCCCCGACGTTAAGTGGGCAGCAAAGCAGTTCCAGCGAGGAGATCTGGGTACTGAGGAAACCTTTAGCAGGTATGGAGTTAATACATTCACACACCTTTAGATTACATACGCATACAGATACACTATGGGCTGAATTCAAACTCAGCAACTTTAAtccaaaagttatgtcagtatttacacagggaaagttcctcgtgttcagagttgggttatgcGTGCATCGATTGTCTGGGCTCCTCATTCACTGTAGTTTATGCCTCCAAGGTTGCCAGGTTAAACTAGGTTAAAAATCAGGGATATAAAATCTAGATACAGATCCATACCTGGAATATCTGGAAgcagatcagatttttttttctttgctgtcaaatgtaatacaatgaACCATAAAGTAAGgcacattataaaaataaaacataaaaaaaagacttatgTTGACTGACATGAGCTTCCTTGCTGTGCGCTCATCCACACAAGTGCAttttaaggatcacccttaAATAGTGAAGTATGATACACAGAttaatttgcacatttattgcactgatttgtttactttcattgttaaaagtgtagACTAATAAAAAAGGTATGGAAGCTGAAAATGTGATTTGTATCCTGTGTATGGCTGTcaagtgaaaacaaaataagaCACACTAAAAATAACGGCATCCTGAATGAGTTGTTGTGATGGAAAATGTGACTATTTgacaaattttttaaacttgGAAAGCAAAAAACGTACTATGTCTTCTTTGGTTTGTTTACTTACATGTTGTTTGGTCCTTATTTGTTCATTAGGTGCTGGCAGCACAGGGAGTCTGACCAGCGGGCGCTCTTCAGTCAGTGGTCCGGTGGACAACGCCAATGCTCATCTCGCAAGCTCCCCTGTTCCCATCCCAACCACACCAACACATTCCCCGGGGCTCAACACACACGGCGTAAACGTGCCCGGGTTACACGCGCAGGCCGAGGGGGTAAAGGTGCGACAAACGCACAACAAATCCTTTAGTACAGAAACGACATGGAAATACTGCTTCTCTCATTAAAAGGTTgattttcgtgtgtgtgttgtagttgCTGGCCACCGTGTTGTCTCAGTCAGCCAAAGCGAAAGAACATCTCCTGGAGCAGGACACCAGTGCAGGTACCTTACAGTCGAGTCCAGACCCCTATCAAGAACTGTTTTTAACTGGACATTCCCAGTCCACATTCCATTATTCTTCATGTATATAATCTCCATAATTACATTCTGATAAGGCTGTATtcataattaatgtaattaccaagacctcagacgtaactacagaTTTAAGCTCTATTCAgaagtttatttattcacataaatatgacactattaattCATAATATCATCCACAaaatagctttatttatttacatacttatttatttttgcatggaGGACTTTGAAGATCTTAACCAGAGATACTGCTTATCACAAGGAATGAATTTTtgatggataaaattatgaaaaaactTAGTTTCTCTATAGGCGTAGCAGATGATTGCTCAGTCTATAGTGCGACAATAATTACgactattcatgcagtaaaATAAAGTACATCTTCATCAGATACTCTGTAATAccaatattttgttaaaaaaaaatcccctggACTGTAGTAATAACATTTTGTTGTGGACTGCAGCTTCCTCGCAACTTACCCAGAGTACACCTGGTGGTCCACggccagaaaagaaaaaaacatttgttgatCCTTTACTACAGAGAAAAGATAGTGCTGCAACAGAAAGCAAGGCAAGTGATTGTCTGTGTTTGTGCGAAATATTGGTTTATatagaaagaatgaaagattaTAATTTTGAAACGAAATAAAATTGTACTCACCCGCATACAATAATAAGTCTTTTATATTAAGAACTTCTGAATTGTTTGCGTTGTAGAGCTCGGAGGCCGTGGCTGAATGGCTTACTAGCGCTCAGCTGCAGTTTTACACCACAAACTTCCTGACAGCTGGATACGACCTTCAGACCATCAGTAGGATGACACCAGAGGTACTTACACATACTTACATATGGTATACCAGGGCTATACCATAAccacctagcaaccacctgggattCCATAGCGAAAACATATCACCCATCTGGAATACCATAGGAACAACCTAGCAACAACCTCTGAACACCTAGCAACACTCTaacaaccacctggaataccacaGCAACAACCTAGCAATcacatagcaaccacctgggataCCATAGTAActacctagcaacaccctaacAACAATCTAGCAACACTGTAGCAACCACTAGTAACAGTCTTGCAATGACTTAGCAATCCCATAAGAATGacatagcaacaccctagcaacacCTGGAACATCATAGCAAGCAAGTATCATCAATGAGACACTTGAATACTGAATGAGAAACTTGCattgtgttaataataaaaataggaTTAATCATTCTGAAATTTGATCTCTTATGTTTGAACTCCAGGATCTCACAGCAATTGGGGTGACAAAACCTGGGCACAGGAAAAAGATGCTGTCTGAGATCACCAAACTGAGCATTCCTGACTGGATACCTAAAGAGAAGCCAGTAAGACATTTAGTAAAATGTTCTCGAATGTATTACATGACATGTTTTTCTATCATTATGGAGACAGGTGGTCTTCATGGCCTCCTTATCTTCATGTTTCTGTAGACCAGCCTAGCTGAGTGGTTGTCCCTGATTGGACTTAGTCAGTACTATCAGACTCTTGTCCAGAATGGCTACGACAACATGGACtttgtcagtgacatcaccCTGGAGGACTTGCAGGAGATCGGCATCACCAAGCTGGGTACTGAAGAATCTAATTCTGAGACTATTATTAGCTTAAAGTaatatgtttgtgtgctttAACCAAATATCTACCTGTAGTATGTTGTCAATCACCAGGTGACAGTAGGTCTGCAAAGTATTTATTAATGgcctcattctaatacattatcatttctatactatagtaacaacttacagaagggcttgtatggtggacgctccacataaacagattaaaaatgtctttaatcattgatatggtgaagtaaAAACAGGTAAAAACTGTCAAAGCTATTGTCTGTCCTTTAGAAATGCAGTGAATAGATATTAAATTGGAGCATTCCTTTAATATATTTAACCATATGAATagtgtaaccatagcaacaacatctttttcattatttccttTGCACTGCAGGACATCAGAAGAAGTTAATGTTAGCCGTTAACCGTCTGGGAGAGCCTCCGAAAGAGGAGGACTCTTACAGTAAGGAAAGGCAGTCAGACGAAAGCACAACATCGAAACACCAAGATGCTCCAGAATCCACCCCTGCTCCAAGAACGCGCCGAGGAATGGAAGGACGTGGCTCTCCAAGGCACACCACCCAGGGACGTGGTATACAGCGAGCAAATGCTCCACCACCGCTAAAAAAGCCTGCATCATGCAACAGTCCAGCCCACACACCACCACATACACCCACTAAAGTCAAAAGCTCCTCCCCTCGCCCGAATTCTCAAGCCCGCTCAGTCCCGTTGCTCTGCCTTCCCCAAGAAAGCGCAGCTGAGGAAGATGAAGACGGCACACCTCCTTTACCCAGACGGAAAGACCCGCCCTTCCCTGACTCAACCATGAAGTATGCCACGGTGGGTGGAGCCAGCCGTACTGTGTCCTCCCTGGATGTTGGAGGAGTAAACCGTAGCCAGTCCTTCGCCACAACACGACCTCGCAGGAAGACGCGCCCCCCAACACCACCAAAGCGCTCTTGCTCCTCCATCTCCACGGGAAACCTGCCAAATGAGGGTGGGGTTAACCAAGGCGAGCCTTGTGATTCGTTTCTAAGCGTAACGTACAGAGAACGGCGTCGCAGTGACTGTGGCCCTGCGTCCGAATCAGGGGTTTTAGGAGGAAGTGTTCGAGATATCGCTGCCATGTTAGAAATGTCCACATTAGGAGGCAGAGCCAAAGGTGCTAGCAAGAACTATTTACAGGTAACaccatttttttataaaatcaaacaacaaCATACCCATTAGATGTAACCTactatgaatacattattcaaaatgaaatgataaacagttacgaataggaggcacactgtttttttaaaacatatatttaagtTCCTTTCCTCATCTTTCTTTTAAATTGATAATGAGTAAGTTAAATTGTTTTGAATTGACATTAGTATATCTCCATACTTAAGGTTATGAAATGCTAAATTTGCGTATTTGCCCCATTCTCCAGGCGAGCCCGGACATCCTCAGACGAAACCGTGATGCTCTGAGTTCAGATGAAGAGATCCAGAGTCGCCGTCGCACCATCAGCGGCCCCATATCTGACTATGAGGACCCCATTGCACAGCAAGATGGCACCCAACAAGGCGAAGTTACCAAATCTCCGAGAATTACTGATGAACCAGTGGAAGCACTGCCTGTGAGGCGAACCCCAGAGCCACGCCCCCGCTCTATGCTCACTCAAGAAGAGTGGTCACGTATGGACGCCACGGCAACCTTGAGGAGGCCCCGAACACCTCATGATTTGGGTGGCGAGAGGTTCCAGCTCACCGAGACCAGCACTGTGAGACGACGGCCAAAAGTAATAGCGCCCTCTCGGAGGGATAATGTAGCTGCAAATGCGCCAGATGCTGCTATTTGTGTAAGACCTGTATCAGAGGTGGAAAATGTATATCGGGAAGGTGATATGAGCGACGATTTTAAGCGAGCGCTGAAGCCTCCAGTTTCCCCCAAACCAGCTCTGGGCCTCAGGAAGCCTGAGCCTCCCACTCCAACTAGGAGAGTCCCACTTCCAGGACCGGAAAACCAGCACAGCACAGGTATTGATAAATTAACATGGATAATAATTCCTGAAAAATTGCTAAACCAGCCTGAAACACGTGCTGAAAGTGCCAAAATTACATCATAGTGAATTTTGTTCACACTTAGACTTAAACTATTTTGTTAGACATAACCATCTTTAAGCACATGACATTTATGATTCTTTCAAATTAGATTATATATCTTATGTGTATATACCTAATTTTCTCTCTGATGTTTTTGTCTCTTTAGCGGAGGTCAAAAAGGTTCCACCGCCTGTATCTCCAAAACCAAGCCCTCCTCCTACACTTCCTAAACCAATCAAAATTAAGCCCCTGCCAACACATACACTTTCCCCACCCAGTGACctaaacacacagccacactcctCAACTGTTCTGCCTGAACAAGTGGAGCATCCCGTACTCAGTCCATCAACCCAGACCCCGAAACCAGCAGAATCTCACACTTTGTCCCCACGACCTTTGACATCTCCTGCTCAGAGCCCACAAACCCCACAAACCCCACAAACTCCTTCTACCCCTGGTTGTGGATCTGCCCCGGTCAAACCCCCAAGATCTTCCATGGCAGGGCTGTCAGTGGACATTCCCAGCCCTTTTGAGGCAGAGCCACGAGAGATGGAAAAACACAACGAGGATGATGAGCAGAAGAGACAAAGGAAGGAGGTCGCAGTGGTTAGGGGGCAAGAGATGGGAACTTCCAACGAGGTCACGAGGGTCACAGAGGGGTCAGGGCAGGTGCTGATCAGGCGCAGGAAAGTGGGTGTGGCCAGACAGATGCAGATCGAGGGAGAGATAGAAAGCACAACAGAAGATGTCGGTGTAACTGCAGAGGAAATTCGACAGGGGGCGCCAAATGCCAGAGGATCGGATGAAGCCAGACTTCAtggagaagaagaaataaaccaGCTAAGGCTGGACGAGACCAGTGCCTCCTTAGCTGCAGCGCTGGAGGTCGTAGAGGAAAGGATCATGACTGAAGACAAGTATTGTTTATTCgacattaaatattacaattaatcaatatttttttatactaattaaaatgaataaatgtttttaaaatattaaagtacaTATTATTTAATCTAATGTTTGTATAAGTGGATAAGTATGagaatattaattaatgttaataaaactgaacatgaaatgaacattttatgtGACTCTCTGAAGACCTTAGCTGCATATTAGCATCATATTTATCACATAAATCCCACATTGTTTCTCTCTCGTGTTCCAGTTCTGCAATGGAGAATAAAAGCACAGTCAACATTCTCGACGACATCGGAAGCATGTTCGATGACCTCGCAGACCAGTTGGAGGCCatgctggattaaaaaaaagcacaaaataaatcatagacAGAAAAGCACAGCATAGTCTTCATCTGAGTGCCAGATCTGTTTAAGGCCACGCTTTAATGATCAAGCGAATCCAAGGGGAATTACGATAAACGATACGATAAACAGGGATTTGTTGAATTTATCAAGGAGAGTTATGGACCTTCTGGAGGGCAGAGATCTTgggtttaaaatgttaaatccAGAAACATCCACGTTTGGTGAAGGTTTTGGAGCCAGGATGTACGGACTACTCTCATGCTGCTTCCAGAAATAAGCACAACTAAATGCTAACAAACTATTTAAACATTGTTAAGGTCAAGAAATGCTAGCAATGTgtcagagtgtatgtgtgtttctatgTGTGTACTATGTTTGGGCTTTCCTTCACTGGCGATCGACATTTGTGTAttcatttttcaataataattggAATCACCATTTTTGTGCTTTAATGTGAAGCTGGCTATGAGGTTTAGCGATAACTCCGATTTCAAAGGGGAACACGGGACAAAATTTGGAATAAAAATCTGATATTTTAAGGAGTACGCTAAAGGTTGAGGaactttgctagctagctagctaaaaaaaaacaaacaacaaaatcaaaagTAGGACAAGCCATTTAATGGGTTCCCCTTTGAATCcatattttaaagcaaaaaaagctGATATTGTGATCCTTATGTTGTCACTGTAGTCGTtcgtgtgtgtgaatgtgtttaatTGTGTATTTTCTGCATCGACAAATCCCAATTTTCAGCAGATAGAGCAgtgtaatttataatttatcatttatagaTGCTGCGTGATGTAGTGTAAATGTGACATAGATAACAGAGTAGGATTTGGAATGCAACAAGCACCCCTTCAGTCCCAATTAATGTGAACAAGCATTatgggccgtattcagagtcCAAAATTCATACATGGAAAGTTA
This Pangasianodon hypophthalmus isolate fPanHyp1 chromosome 26, fPanHyp1.pri, whole genome shotgun sequence DNA region includes the following protein-coding sequences:
- the si:dkeyp-9d4.3 gene encoding caskin-1 isoform X1, with product MGKDQELLQAVKTEDLLTVQRLLQRPKQGKSKLLGSAKRINVNFQDTDGFSALHHAALNGNMELIALLLESQAVVDIKDQKGMRPLHYAAWQGKCEPMKMLLKAGSSVNSQSDEGQIPLHLSSQHGHYDGSEMLLQHQSNPCIRDHAGKTPLDLACEFGRVSVVQLLLNSNMCAAMLEPKPSDPNGISPLHLAAKNGHIDIIKLLIQAGIDINRQTKSGTALHEAALCGKTEAVRLLLDSGISASVRNTYCQTALDIVNQFTTTQASREIKQMLRDASAAMQVRALKDYCNNYDLTSLNIKAGDIITVLEQHSDGRWKGCIHDNRTGNDRVGYFPSNMVEVIKRAGPSTQQYLKIHIRPPAIGSVAMVNGDSHILSLPLTSLPPPPSLISSHQPLFTSFGYNTPTCSSFAFEPPSSRSEGPKRETGSRGSVSSPHGSPTLSGQQSSSSEEIWVLRKPLAGAGSTGSLTSGRSSVSGPVDNANAHLASSPVPIPTTPTHSPGLNTHGVNVPGLHAQAEGVKLLATVLSQSAKAKEHLLEQDTSAASSQLTQSTPGGPRPEKKKTFVDPLLQRKDSAATESKSSEAVAEWLTSAQLQFYTTNFLTAGYDLQTISRMTPEDLTAIGVTKPGHRKKMLSEITKLSIPDWIPKEKPTSLAEWLSLIGLSQYYQTLVQNGYDNMDFVSDITLEDLQEIGITKLGHQKKLMLAVNRLGEPPKEEDSYSKERQSDESTTSKHQDAPESTPAPRTRRGMEGRGSPRHTTQGRGIQRANAPPPLKKPASCNSPAHTPPHTPTKVKSSSPRPNSQARSVPLLCLPQESAAEEDEDGTPPLPRRKDPPFPDSTMKYATVGGASRTVSSLDVGGVNRSQSFATTRPRRKTRPPTPPKRSCSSISTGNLPNEGGVNQGEPCDSFLSVTYRERRRSDCGPASESGVLGGSVRDIAAMLEMSTLGGRAKGASKNYLQASPDILRRNRDALSSDEEIQSRRRTISGPISDYEDPIAQQDGTQQGEVTKSPRITDEPVEALPVRRTPEPRPRSMLTQEEWSRMDATATLRRPRTPHDLGGERFQLTETSTVRRRPKVIAPSRRDNVAANAPDAAICVRPVSEVENVYREGDMSDDFKRALKPPVSPKPALGLRKPEPPTPTRRVPLPGPENQHSTAEVKKVPPPVSPKPSPPPTLPKPIKIKPLPTHTLSPPSDLNTQPHSSTVLPEQVEHPVLSPSTQTPKPAESHTLSPRPLTSPAQSPQTPQTPQTPSTPGCGSAPVKPPRSSMAGLSVDIPSPFEAEPREMEKHNEDDEQKRQRKEVAVVRGQEMGTSNEVTRVTEGSGQVLIRRRKVGVARQMQIEGEIESTTEDVGVTAEEIRQGAPNARGSDEARLHGEEEINQLRLDETSASLAAALEVVEERIMTEDNSAMENKSTVNILDDIGSMFDDLADQLEAMLD
- the si:dkeyp-9d4.3 gene encoding caskin-2 isoform X2, which gives rise to MGKDQELLQAVKTEDLLTVQRLLQRPKQGKSKLLGSAKRINVNFQDTDGFSALHHAALNGNMELIALLLESQAVVDIKDQKGMRPLHYAAWQGKCEPMKMLLKAGSSVNSQSDEGQIPLHLSSQHGHYDGSEMLLQHQSNPCIRDHAGKTPLDLACEFGRVSVVQLLLNSNMCAAMLEPKPSDPNGISPLHLAAKNGHIDIIKLLIQAGIDINRQTKSGTALHEAALCGKTEAVRLLLDSGISASVRNTYCQTALDIVNQFTTTQASREIKQMLRDASAAMQVRALKDYCNNYDLTSLNIKAGDIITVLEQHSDGRWKGCIHDNRTGNDRVGYFPSNMVEVIKRAGSRGSVSSPHGSPTLSGQQSSSSEEIWVLRKPLAGAGSTGSLTSGRSSVSGPVDNANAHLASSPVPIPTTPTHSPGLNTHGVNVPGLHAQAEGVKLLATVLSQSAKAKEHLLEQDTSAASSQLTQSTPGGPRPEKKKTFVDPLLQRKDSAATESKSSEAVAEWLTSAQLQFYTTNFLTAGYDLQTISRMTPEDLTAIGVTKPGHRKKMLSEITKLSIPDWIPKEKPTSLAEWLSLIGLSQYYQTLVQNGYDNMDFVSDITLEDLQEIGITKLGHQKKLMLAVNRLGEPPKEEDSYSKERQSDESTTSKHQDAPESTPAPRTRRGMEGRGSPRHTTQGRGIQRANAPPPLKKPASCNSPAHTPPHTPTKVKSSSPRPNSQARSVPLLCLPQESAAEEDEDGTPPLPRRKDPPFPDSTMKYATVGGASRTVSSLDVGGVNRSQSFATTRPRRKTRPPTPPKRSCSSISTGNLPNEGGVNQGEPCDSFLSVTYRERRRSDCGPASESGVLGGSVRDIAAMLEMSTLGGRAKGASKNYLQASPDILRRNRDALSSDEEIQSRRRTISGPISDYEDPIAQQDGTQQGEVTKSPRITDEPVEALPVRRTPEPRPRSMLTQEEWSRMDATATLRRPRTPHDLGGERFQLTETSTVRRRPKVIAPSRRDNVAANAPDAAICVRPVSEVENVYREGDMSDDFKRALKPPVSPKPALGLRKPEPPTPTRRVPLPGPENQHSTAEVKKVPPPVSPKPSPPPTLPKPIKIKPLPTHTLSPPSDLNTQPHSSTVLPEQVEHPVLSPSTQTPKPAESHTLSPRPLTSPAQSPQTPQTPQTPSTPGCGSAPVKPPRSSMAGLSVDIPSPFEAEPREMEKHNEDDEQKRQRKEVAVVRGQEMGTSNEVTRVTEGSGQVLIRRRKVGVARQMQIEGEIESTTEDVGVTAEEIRQGAPNARGSDEARLHGEEEINQLRLDETSASLAAALEVVEERIMTEDNSAMENKSTVNILDDIGSMFDDLADQLEAMLD